The proteins below come from a single Benincasa hispida cultivar B227 chromosome 4, ASM972705v1, whole genome shotgun sequence genomic window:
- the LOC120076829 gene encoding growth-regulating factor 1-like isoform X1, with protein sequence MDFGVVGLDGVVVGSSDTSGFSSLAASSDAETKQKWYESASGFIHKQERSASETDDEDLRTSKLLKTSDHFSSSSSTSKGLRQAASLLRSNSPFFLSDSNQSHHQMLCFSSPKTESFPLDKTSSLSGVSPNFYHSSAPRNAGCNYGGLNGRSMHCGAFIGVRAPFTQTQWMELEHQALIYKYITANVPVPSNLLIPIRKALESAGFSTFSGGFLRPGTVGWGSFNMGFSNSSDPEPGRCRRTDGKKWRCSRDAVADQKYCERHMNRGRHRSRKPVEGQAGHSHSVSGASNITTAATATKLISSSASTAAVPCNSSPNSLSFTNQHFKNLHRPGSHPPPSAAAQINRMLITNKENGGIGLNDSTSGLSVLSPSIDIKQSKQLPFTIQKQQNPFEESPRGAEFGLVSSNFLLGSSQKTSSLMNYRGFNPSEGITSTQEAAETQHSFRQFFNNWPKNQSDSSSVSWSNSNIDPQSDRTQLSISIPMATSDFRSSTSSPSNEKLTLSPLKSSQELDPIQMGLGVGNVIDEPNNRQANWIPISWESSMGGPLGEVLHSTNNNGGELKSSSILNLMTEGWDNSPSLGSSPTGVLQKTAFGCFSNSSTGSSPRTENKTHEGGGGGSSQCSDRFVNSSSSLPSV encoded by the exons atGGATTTTGGAGTTGTGGGTTTAGATGGGGTGGTGGTGGGTTCATCAGACACATCGGGTTTCTCTTCTCTTGCTGCTTCTTCAGATGCTGAAACTAAGCAGAAATGGTACGAATCTGCTTCTGGATTTATACATAAACAGGAGCGATCTGCCAGTGAAACTGATGATGAAGATTTGAGAACCTCTAAACTCCTTAAAACTTCTGATCACttttcgtcttcttcttctacctCTAAAGGATTGCGACAAGCTGCATCTCTGCTCAGATCTAATtcccctttctttctttctgatTCTAATCAAAGCCATCACCAAATGCTCTGTTTTTCATCTCCCAAAACAGAGTCTTTTCCTTTAGATAAGACTTCTTCTCTTTCCGGTGTTTCCCCTAATTTCTACCATTCCTCCGCCCCTAGAAATGCAG GCTGCAATTATGGAGGTTTGAACGGCAGAAGCATGCACTGCGGTGCTTTTATTGGTGTTAGAGCTCCATTTACTCAAACCCAATGGATGGAACTCGAACATCAGGCTTTGATCTACAAATACATTACTGCTAATGTTCCTGTTCCTTCTAATTTGCTTATTCCCATCAGAAAGGCCCTTGAATCTGCCGGCTTTTCGACATTTTCCGGCGGATTTCTCCGACCTGGCACCG TGGGATGGGGATCTTTCAACATGGGGTTTTCGAATAGCAGTGATCCTGAACCTGGACGGTGCCGTCGGACCGACGGGAAGAAATGGCGGTGTTCAAGAGACGCAGTTGCCGATCAGAAATACTGTGAACGGCATATGAACAGAGGCCGCCATCGTTCAAGAAAGCCTGTGGAAGGCCAAGCCGGCCACTCCCACTCCGTTTCCGGAGCTTCCAATATTACCACTGCCGCCACCGCTACTAAGCTGATTTCTTCTTCAGCTTCTACGGCGGCAGTGCCCTGCAACAGCTCCCCCAACAGCCTCTCCTTTACTAACCAACACTTCAAGAACCTCCACCGCCCCGGATCTCATCCGCCTCCCTCCGCCGCCGCTCAAATCAACAG AATGTTAATAACGAACAAAGAGAATGGTGGCATTGGGTTGAATGATTCAACATCTGGTCTTTCTGTGCTGTCTCCTTCAATTGACATAAAGCAGTCCAAACAGCTTCCATTTACAATCCAGAAACAGCAAAACCCTTTTGAAGAATCTCCAAGAGGAGCAGAGTTTGGGCTTGTTTCTTCCAATTTTCTCCTTGGCTCCTCACAAAAGACCTCTTCTTTGATGAACTACAGGGGTTTCAATCCTTCAGAGGGCATTACTAGTACTCAAGAAGCAGCTGAAACCCAACATTCATTTCGCCAATTCTTCAACAATTGGCCGAAGAACCAATCTGATAGCTCTTCCGTTTCGTGGTCTAACTCAAATATTGATCCGCAATCCGACAGGACTCAGTTATCCATATCAATTCCAATGGCTACGTCGGATTTCAGATCCTCGACTTCATCCCCGTCCAACGAGAAACTCACCCTTTCGCCATTGAAATCATCGCAGGAGCTGGACCCAATTCAAATGGGATTGGGAGTGGGGAATGTAATTGATGAACCAAACAACAGGCAGGCAAATTGGATTCCCATCTCATGGGAGAGCTCGATGGGTGGTCCACTCGGAGAGGTTCTTCATAGCACAAACAACAATGGTGGGGAATTGAAAAGCTCGTCGATACTCAACCTGATGACTGAAGGGTGGGACAACAGTCCGTCACTAGGCTCGTCGCCTACCGGGGTACTGCAAAAGACGGCATTCGGTTGTTTCTCAAACAGCAGCACAGGGAGCAGCCCAAGAACGGAAAACAAGACTCATGAAGGAGGAGGAGGGGGCAGCAGCCAGTGCAGCGATCGTTTTGTgaattcttcttcatctttgccTAGTGTTTGA
- the LOC120076829 gene encoding growth-regulating factor 6-like isoform X2 has translation MEWDAITNNRKVLVFLFHFSSEHINSVFNEYCRSPNCGCNYGGLNGRSMHCGAFIGVRAPFTQTQWMELEHQALIYKYITANVPVPSNLLIPIRKALESAGFSTFSGGFLRPGTVGWGSFNMGFSNSSDPEPGRCRRTDGKKWRCSRDAVADQKYCERHMNRGRHRSRKPVEGQAGHSHSVSGASNITTAATATKLISSSASTAAVPCNSSPNSLSFTNQHFKNLHRPGSHPPPSAAAQINRMLITNKENGGIGLNDSTSGLSVLSPSIDIKQSKQLPFTIQKQQNPFEESPRGAEFGLVSSNFLLGSSQKTSSLMNYRGFNPSEGITSTQEAAETQHSFRQFFNNWPKNQSDSSSVSWSNSNIDPQSDRTQLSISIPMATSDFRSSTSSPSNEKLTLSPLKSSQELDPIQMGLGVGNVIDEPNNRQANWIPISWESSMGGPLGEVLHSTNNNGGELKSSSILNLMTEGWDNSPSLGSSPTGVLQKTAFGCFSNSSTGSSPRTENKTHEGGGGGSSQCSDRFVNSSSSLPSV, from the exons ATGGAGTGGGATGCTATAACAAACAACAGAAAGgtccttgtttttctttttcatttttcttctgaACACATCAACTCAGTGTTTAACGAATATTGTCGCTCCCCTAACTGTG GCTGCAATTATGGAGGTTTGAACGGCAGAAGCATGCACTGCGGTGCTTTTATTGGTGTTAGAGCTCCATTTACTCAAACCCAATGGATGGAACTCGAACATCAGGCTTTGATCTACAAATACATTACTGCTAATGTTCCTGTTCCTTCTAATTTGCTTATTCCCATCAGAAAGGCCCTTGAATCTGCCGGCTTTTCGACATTTTCCGGCGGATTTCTCCGACCTGGCACCG TGGGATGGGGATCTTTCAACATGGGGTTTTCGAATAGCAGTGATCCTGAACCTGGACGGTGCCGTCGGACCGACGGGAAGAAATGGCGGTGTTCAAGAGACGCAGTTGCCGATCAGAAATACTGTGAACGGCATATGAACAGAGGCCGCCATCGTTCAAGAAAGCCTGTGGAAGGCCAAGCCGGCCACTCCCACTCCGTTTCCGGAGCTTCCAATATTACCACTGCCGCCACCGCTACTAAGCTGATTTCTTCTTCAGCTTCTACGGCGGCAGTGCCCTGCAACAGCTCCCCCAACAGCCTCTCCTTTACTAACCAACACTTCAAGAACCTCCACCGCCCCGGATCTCATCCGCCTCCCTCCGCCGCCGCTCAAATCAACAG AATGTTAATAACGAACAAAGAGAATGGTGGCATTGGGTTGAATGATTCAACATCTGGTCTTTCTGTGCTGTCTCCTTCAATTGACATAAAGCAGTCCAAACAGCTTCCATTTACAATCCAGAAACAGCAAAACCCTTTTGAAGAATCTCCAAGAGGAGCAGAGTTTGGGCTTGTTTCTTCCAATTTTCTCCTTGGCTCCTCACAAAAGACCTCTTCTTTGATGAACTACAGGGGTTTCAATCCTTCAGAGGGCATTACTAGTACTCAAGAAGCAGCTGAAACCCAACATTCATTTCGCCAATTCTTCAACAATTGGCCGAAGAACCAATCTGATAGCTCTTCCGTTTCGTGGTCTAACTCAAATATTGATCCGCAATCCGACAGGACTCAGTTATCCATATCAATTCCAATGGCTACGTCGGATTTCAGATCCTCGACTTCATCCCCGTCCAACGAGAAACTCACCCTTTCGCCATTGAAATCATCGCAGGAGCTGGACCCAATTCAAATGGGATTGGGAGTGGGGAATGTAATTGATGAACCAAACAACAGGCAGGCAAATTGGATTCCCATCTCATGGGAGAGCTCGATGGGTGGTCCACTCGGAGAGGTTCTTCATAGCACAAACAACAATGGTGGGGAATTGAAAAGCTCGTCGATACTCAACCTGATGACTGAAGGGTGGGACAACAGTCCGTCACTAGGCTCGTCGCCTACCGGGGTACTGCAAAAGACGGCATTCGGTTGTTTCTCAAACAGCAGCACAGGGAGCAGCCCAAGAACGGAAAACAAGACTCATGAAGGAGGAGGAGGGGGCAGCAGCCAGTGCAGCGATCGTTTTGTgaattcttcttcatctttgccTAGTGTTTGA